The genomic stretch CCGATAATGAACGGGAGTAAGCAGAACACCGAAGCAACGGACACGAAAGTGTGGTAGAAGAGCGTTCCAGATCAGCGAGTCGGACCGTAAGGAAAGATGGAGGGATCTGGAAGTGATTATGTTGGGATGAGTAACGATAAAACAGGTGAGAATCCTGTTCGCCGCAAGCCTAAGGTTTCCTGGGGAAGGGAAATCCGCCCAGGGTTAGCCGGTCCCTTAGTCGAGCCCGAAGGGGGTAGACGATGGACAGCAGGTTAATATTCCTGCGCCGCGTATGGAGGACGTTGAATAGCGAGAGATCGGGCTGTCAGAATAGCCAGTACCGCAAGGTCGCCTGCATTTAGATCAGGTTAGTCTCTCAAAGTTCAACCAAGAAAAGCCCATACATTAGCGACCGTACTAAAACTGACACAGGTAGGCGAGGCGAGTAGCCTAAGGCGCTCGGGAAAATGCTGGTTAAGGAACTCTGCAAAATGACCCCGTAACTTCGGGATAAGGGGTGCCTTCGCAAGAAGGTCACAGAAAATTGGCTCTGGCGACTGTTTACTAAAAACACAGGACTCTGCGAACTCGCAAGAGGATGTATAGAGTCTGACGCCTGCTCGGTGCCGGTAAGTTAAGGAAGGGGGTTAACGCTCACAACCGAAGCTCCGGTAAACGGCGGCCGTAACTATGACGGTCCTAAGGTAGCGAAATTCCTTGTCGGGTAAGTTCCGACCTGCATGAATGGCGTAACGACTGGAGCACTGTCTCAACCAGCAACCCGGTGAAATTGTAGTCGTGGTGAAGATGCCACGTACCCGCAGCAAGACGGAAAGACCCCATGAACCTTTACTGTAGGCTGATATTGGCATTTGATATGTTTTGTGTAGGATAGGTGGGAGACGTTGAAACGGGGGCGCCAGCCTTCGTGGAGTCGTCCTTGAAATACCACCCTGAGCCTATTAGATGTCTAACTCCGAGTCGTGAATCCGGCCGGTGGACAGTGTCAGTTGGGCAGTTTGACTGGGGCGGTCTCCTCCCAAAGAGTAACGGAGGAGCCCAATGGTACCCTCAGCCTGGTTGGCAATCAGGCGTAGAGCGCAAAGGTAGAAGGGTGCTTGACTGCAAGACTGATAAGTCGAGCAGAGACGAAAGTCGGGCTTAGTGATCCGGCGGTTCCGAATGGAAGGGCCGTCGCTCAACAGATAAAAGGTACTCTGGGGATAACAGGCTGATCACTTCCGAGCGTCCATAGCGGCGAAGTGGTTTGGCACCTCGATGTCGGCTCATCACATCCTGGGGCTGAAGAAGGTCCCAAGGGTTCGGCTGTTCGCCGATTAAAGTGGTACGTGAGCTGGGTTTAAACCGTCGTGAGACAGGTTGGTCGCTATCTGCTGTGGGCGTACGAGACTTGAGAGGTTTTCTCTTTAGTACGAGAGGATTTAGAGGGACGTTCCTCTGGTGTTCCTGTTGTCACGCTAGTGGCAGCGCAGGGTAGCTATGAACGGCACGGATAAGCGCTGAAAGCATCTAAGCGCGAAGCCTTTCTCAAGATGAGGTCTCGATGAGTCCCCTGGGAGACTACCAGGTTGATAGGTCGGAGGTGTAAGGCTGGCAACAGTCTCAGCTGACCGATACTAATGGACGAACGCTTGACCACTTTGATTTCACACTTGATCGTCGTCGCATTTCGGTCATTCTGAAATTCGTTGGATACCCGTTTGCAGTTTGCCATATTGATATACGAGTTGATTCCGCTTCGGCGGTTTCGATTCACCAAGACGCTCGACGCAAGTCGGTGTTTGGGTTCGTGCCAGCGGCTCTTGCGACAAGCACACGAACTCTTTCTGGTGACCATTCGTCCGGGGACACACTCGTTCCCATTCCGAACACGATCGTTAAGACCGGACGGCCGATGATAGTGCCAAAAGTGCGAAAGTAGGTGATTGCCAGATCTTTTTTTAAAGCTCCCACAACTTCGGTTGTGGGAGCTTTTTTTGTTTGCGCCGACAGATCGTACGGCCTTCAGCCTGTCTGCCTCCAGTGTTCGCTATTCTCTTGCCTCCACCGCTCTGGCAGGCTCGCCCAGGATTCTCTCTGCTTCTGATTCTTCGGGCTGCCTGAACGTTTCATGTTGTCAACTTGGGGAAGTTCCACAAATACAACTGTCATCCCTGTCCCCTGCTCTGCCTGGCCTTCGCTCTTAAAGGCAGGACACAACACAGAACGCTGGCGAGTCATCGCCGGGCCAACTCACATGACAGGAGTTTATGACATGACACGCCTCATCGTTTCGATTTCGACCATCGCCGTGCTCGCCGCTTTCATCGCTCCCGTCGCTGAGGCTGGCAGCTGTTCGGGGTACAGCAGCGGACCCCGCACTACATACTACAGAGTAAGCACACCGAGTTTTGAGGTTCGGCGACCGCTCAGCTGCAGCAAGCTTCCGAAGCTCGGCTTCTACGGAGAAATTTGCCGGCATGGGATGATGATTCACGATGTCGAGCACCGGTCGTTGGCCTGGTACGCCGGACTGGAAGAAGGCGATGTGATTAAGAAGGTCGACGGCGATCGTATTCGCTGTGATCGAGACTGGGATGACGCCCTGCGTCACGCCTGTGGTGAACTTTGCCTGATCGTTATCAAATGCGATTGCGGCAAGATCCAAGAGGTTCATATCGATCTGAATCGGAACCAGCGGCGCGACTACTAATCCGTCCGCTTGCACAACCCACAGAGTACGTTCGTCTGACGAGGCCTTCGCGACAAGAGTCGTGAGGGCCTCATTGCATTTCAAGAAATCCTTATGTGTTAACGCGTTCAGAAAATCCCTGAGGAGACGTCGCGAACACTTGAGTCTTCACACAGATCGCGGATGATAGAAGGCCGTTCGCGAAGCTCGCGAGCATCGGACAAACTTCGTACCTCAACGGCAGAGACTCCTTCTGATATGACCGCACATCATGACGCTATTGTCGAGTTGTTCGGACTCGATGTTCAACGTTCGCTGGGTTTTTTCGAATCCAAAGCCGATTACGACGAGCACGAACGCCGAATGCTGGTTCACACGAATCTGCAGTTGATGGCCGCCGGACTCCCCCATCCAAAACTTGCCGCTGACGCCGAAGTTGTCGACATCGCCGAGTCTCTGCTCGATAACTATCGAGAGAAGAATCGACTGCTGCGATCTTCCCCGGTGCCGGTCGACCGTCGAATCGAAGATTTTCTGGATCGGTACTTCGGCGGACTGGATCTGAAGACGCCACTCCGGTTGCCAGATCAGCCAGTCACACTTGATCGGCACGGGATGGCGCGAATGCTGTCGCTTCCGGCCTGTGGAAATTCTTACGAGAATGACCTGGTCGATTCCTATCGGGTCAAGAACGGCGTTCTGCACAACCCCCGTCACGACCGTCGCACGACGAAAGGGACTTTCCACGTCTGCGAAGGGGGCCTCCCGATCGCTGGGGATAAGAAGGCCGTGCCCCGGCATGTCTTCGCAGCTCTGTTTCAAGCGGCCGTGAATCCGCCGAATTCATTCCTGGAACTTCCCTTCACCGCAAAGCTCGACGAAAAGGCGCGGTCGTTCGTCTCACTATATATTCGCCCGCTGGTCTGTCCCGAAGTTCAGGGCGTGACCGAACACAAGAGCATGGAAGTCCGCTTCTTCGTGCCAGGTTCTCTGGTCAGCAACCTCGACTTCGTCGAGTCCATTTTCGGCAATGCCGGCGACCCGCTGCTGCCAGACCACGATGCCGGACTGGACGTAAAGCATTGGAGTGGTCACACCGGTTGCGTCATCCTCGCTCCACATCTGACTTCTCTGACCAAGAAGGAGGTTGGACTGCCGCACATCAGCGATGCCACGGAGCGACAGAAACGTGATGGCATGTGCTGGGAAAAAGAGGACGAGCCATACAACGATGGCACGCCGTTCAAGATTACTTGCCGCAACGAAGAAGGTGTGGTCGTTACTCTGATTGCCGACAACTACTTTGGTTACTGCAAGAAAGAAGTCAAAACCCAGGTCAGCTACGCTACCAACCTTTACGGCAACGGCGAGGAAGAGCACGCCGGCGGTGCCATTGCATTCCGCAGTTACAGTCTTGGCGAACAGTTCCAGGCCAACAGCGTCCAGTACAACGGGCAGAGATTTTCGGACGTCGTCGAGCGATATTCGGACTTCATCGATGTTCAGCCGGAAGGCTACGGCATCGACAAGATCTTTCCAAACCTGATCTACATTCCAGAAGATGCCTCGGCGACGCTTCGGGGTCAGAAGGTTCACTGGCAAGTCGATGGCAGGGAACACGAGATTCCGCTGCTGCCGAATAAAGTTTATATGGCGCCCAGCGGATATCAGGTCCGCATGGAAAAGCATCCGCAGGCTCCGAGCTGGCGGCTCATCGGGACTGTGGCCGAAGGAACGTTCTGCCATAAACCGTGTACGGTTTCCGGAGGCGGCAAGAGTGAAATCAGTAAATCGCTTGTCGACTATATGCACTACGGTCCGCTGTTTGTCTCGAATCTCGAAGACGATTTCCGACGGATCGAAGATATCATCAACAAACCGGACTTCGACAAGCGCTGGCGACCGGGAATTGGAGCGAAGCCCGATTATGCCGGCCGCAAGTCGCGACCAATCTTCGGCCCGCAGCGATCACTCGGCAGTGTGATCAAGCTGTTGACCCCTTCGGCTGACTACACCGACGACTACAACAACTGGCTCGCCGAGATTCCCGACTACCTGTTGTCGATGCTCTTCATCATCAAGCGATTTGAGGAAGGCAACTGGGCCGAAGACTGGAAGACCCAGTTCAACGTCGACATTATCAACGGTCAGCCGGGACACGAGCTGAAATTCCGCGATCGAATGCTGGTTGGGACCTACCTGCGGGTCGGCTTTCTGCCCCCGCGGACCTGGCGAACGTTCAAACTTCGACAGGATTTCTCGCCGGCGGCCAAGATTCAGACTGAGGACGACATTTCCGTCTCACTCGTGGTTCCGTCCCGGGAAGTCCAGCACCTTTCGGAAGCTGATTCGCACGACAGTGTAAAATTCCTCATCAACTG from Rubinisphaera margarita encodes the following:
- a CDS encoding PDZ domain-containing protein; this encodes MTRLIVSISTIAVLAAFIAPVAEAGSCSGYSSGPRTTYYRVSTPSFEVRRPLSCSKLPKLGFYGEICRHGMMIHDVEHRSLAWYAGLEEGDVIKKVDGDRIRCDRDWDDALRHACGELCLIVIKCDCGKIQEVHIDLNRNQRRDY